The sequence below is a genomic window from Acidobacteriota bacterium.
GATGGTGGAGGGAGAGATGGGACCGGGGGAGAACGCTGAAGGGCGAGACATCGGGGGTCAGGTCGTCCAGGTAGTAGAGGACCTTGACCATGACCGGGCAACTGCACTCGTAGCCGAAGATCTCCGATCCGTAAGGTTGCCCGTCGGTGTGGAGGCTGATGCCCGGGTGCCCCGGCTCGGACCGGGCGTACAGGTAGGTCATGAAGACGATCTCGTCCCCGAACATCCTTTCCAGGAATGCCACCATGGGCTCATGGGCGACGAGGTCCGTGATGGCGCCCCCCTGGCTGCCGAAGCGATAGGGCTCCCAGTCGGAGCCCGGATAGGGGTTGTGCCCCGGCTGCAGCATCCGGTCCCGCTGGTGCACGCTGTAGGGCATGGGAAAGGTCTCCAGGCGCGCCGTCTCCGACTTGAGCTGCCGCACCTCATCGGGCGACAACATGTTGGGCATGAGCAGGTAGCCTTCCACCTCGATCTGGTAGAGCTGCTCGCCCCGGT
It includes:
- a CDS encoding phytanoyl-CoA dioxygenase family protein; translation: MKTARIDDRDWSALNRGEQLYQIEVEGYLLMPNMLSPDEVRQLKSETARLETFPMPYSVHQRDRMLQPGHNPYPGSDWEPYRFGSQGGAITDLVAHEPMVAFLERMFGDEIVFMTYLYARSEPGHPGISLHTDGQPYGSEIFGYECSCPVMVKVLYYLDDLTPDVSPFSVLPRSHLSLHHQANPYQRYRDHPDLVMVTATAGSALVLHPRVFHGTYANVGQRSREMLQLGYRPAWSGPIREKVPAWDPAELDLLPPRVRRLFKDRNACKFRDDGDHKPADMANSADWISPGRWDWK